One window of Elaeis guineensis isolate ETL-2024a chromosome 11, EG11, whole genome shotgun sequence genomic DNA carries:
- the LOC105053776 gene encoding heavy metal-associated isoprenylated plant protein 27, with product MGVLDYVSELCSLPKDQRKLRKKQFQTVEMKVRIDCEGCERKVKKALEEIKGVSSVEIERKQNKVTVTGYVDGKKVIKRVRRRTGKMVEPWPYVPYDMVPHPYAPGAYDRKAPPGYVRNVMDDPKLAQLVRASSMEERYSSAFSDDNPNSCAIM from the exons ATGGGTGTTTTAGACTATGTTTCGGAACTCTGCTCGCTCCCCAAAGACCAAAGAAAGCTCAGGAAAAAGCAGTTCCAG ACGGTGGAAATGAAGGTGAGAATAGACTGCGAAGGGTGCGAGAGGAAGGTCAAGAAAGCCCTGGAAGAAATAAAAG GGGTGAGCAGTGTGGAGATAGAGCGGAAGCAGAACAAGGTGACGGTGACGGGGTACGTGGACGGGAAGAAGGTGATAAAGAGGGTGCGGCGGAGGACAGGGAAGATGGTGGAGCCGTGGCCGTATGTGCCCTACGACATGGTGCCCCACCCCTATGCCCCCGGGGCTTACGACCGGAAGGCTCCTCCCGGGTACGTGCGCAACGTGATGGACGACCCCAAGCTCGCCCAGCTCGTACGTGCCAGCTCCATGGAGGAGCGCTACTCCTCGGCCTTCAGCGATGACAACCCCAATTCCTGTGCCATCATGTGA
- the LOC105037881 gene encoding E3 ubiquitin-protein ligase BOI, with product MAVEASLPLSCNGVVEWMEGGLLPSEFCQPYQQQQQQQMMMGWIPSHPPSMTVALPSYSLANRHLSMDESLTNLLEKQRDEIDQYLLLQSNRLRAALHLQRKQHTASLLRRLESKTSFLLIQKESELARARKRTVELEACLKRAEEERETWQRIAKEKEAIAVGLNHALEQVCQPCFSSTGGSSPEVEAATASCSGHPLAMEEPRAVMGMGLCKACGSRESRVLLLPCRHLSACDRCEAFLDACPLCGSIKAGSVEVFLD from the exons ATGGCTGTGGAAGCGTCGCTTCCCCTGTCTTGCAACGGGGTTGTGGAGTGGATGGAAGGAGGATTGTTGCCTTCTGAGTTCTGTCAGCCTTAccagcagcaacagcagcagcagatgATGATGGGTTGGATTCCTTCTCATCCCCCATCGATGACGGTTGCTTTGCCTTCCTATTCCCTTGCCAATCGCCATCTTTCCATGGATGAATCCTTGACCAACCTGTTGGAGAAACAGAGGGACGAGATCGATCAGTACCTTCTCCTCCAG AGCAACCGGCTGAGAGCGGCGCTCCATCTTCAGAGGAAGCAGCACACGGCCTCGCTTCTCCGGCGCCTCGAGTCAAAGACCTCCTTCCTTCTAATCCAGAAAGAAAGCGAATTGGCTAGAGCGCGGAAGCGAACAGTGGAACTAGAAGCATGTTtaaagagagcagaggaggagagggaaACGTGGCAGAGGATCGCTAAAGAGAAGGAGGCCATCGCCGTGGGTCTGAACCACGCTCTGGAGCAAGTCTGCCAGCCCTGCTTCTCCTCCACCGGCGGCTCCTCGCCGGAGGTGGAGGCCGCCACCGCCTCTTGCTCTGGCCATCCATTGGCGATGGAGGAACCGAGGGCGGTGATGGGGATGGGGCTGTGCAAGGCCTGCGGGTCTCGAGAATCGCGCGTGCTGCTGCTTCCCTGCAGGCACCTCTCCGCGTGCGACCGCTGCGAGGCTTTCCTCGATGCCTGCCCCCTCTGTGGTTCCATAAAGGCAGGCAGCGTTGAGGTCTTCTTAGACTGA